One part of the Salvelinus fontinalis isolate EN_2023a chromosome 4, ASM2944872v1, whole genome shotgun sequence genome encodes these proteins:
- the LOC129852992 gene encoding trichohyalin-like isoform X1, with product MKLNRSHWCPQSLHEGGLSDRRNLIGPVCSVYSDVVYHTELTSLFYTIGSGLWYLQNETYGDKLKREASAGELELKMEKELKEILRQEMMNQLEEKDTQLDDMTQEVREKERLLEEKNQIMGQTEKLLQEKENQLEEKDKQLKERDIQLEALRNNLQDKNSQVENFRVLLQEKDLQLENSNHRLGEKDRLLEEKDRLLEERDRLLEERDKQLEERDRLLKGKDSEIKEKQIELGDKDKKIKDKDLQLEDRNYRLGEKDRLLEEKEKLLEEKENQLKERDLQLEDSNYRLEEKDRLLEERDKLLEEKDKQLEGKENELKDRRQEVEEKDNLLEEREKQLKERDKQVEDVNNENAELAQQICDVKTEVERLRREISAQMTEPGETSDTGYKLPVRRRHSKELPPFMGGETSDTDPTLPQRRTNSMELIPPDMGGESSSPDSPVSPSVSELRLVLLGRTGAGRSAAGNTILGREEFGAQASPSAVTQGSKRREGDVCGRRLVLVDTPDWFCPGLSLEEMRQDVGLCVRLSAPGPHAFLLVIPVEPSKGEERGVLERIEEMFGEGCWEHTVILFTHDDVLKEQSIEEFLQAGSQDLQQLVEKSGSRYHVLNIKDKAHGTQVSELLDQVEEMVAGNRERFYSSQTYQEAETQVREMEGKIQRERGERKQREERDLRERLQKEFQDSLKEKDGEIQNLKRDIRILRERITELERQVKEERDEEKKIELERELKKESDKKVEMERKMERLKEETENERREMEERHRQEIEEMMENYEGEARVEAERNLMKIVLPELQRNIMISQTKMQREFSRQMEEKNRQMEEKNRQMKEKNRQMEEKDRAIVERDGEIQGLIDRLWEMCK from the exons AGTTGAAGATGGAAAAAGAATTAAAAGAGATATTAAGACAGGAGATGATGAACCAACTAGAGGAGAAAGACACACAACTGGATGATATGACccaggaagtgagagagaaagagagactccTGGAGGAGAAGAACCAGATAATGGGACAGACGGAGAAACTATTACAAGAGAAAGAAAACCAACTGGAAGAGAAAGACAAGCAACTAAAGGAAAGAGACATTCAACTAGAGGCACTGAGAAATAACCTGCAGGACAAGAACAGCCAAGTAGAGAACTTCAGAGTCCTACTGCAGGAAAAAGACCTTCAACTAGAGAACAGCAACCACAgactgggagagaaggacagactactggaagagaaagacagactactggaagagagagacagactactggaagagagagataaacagctggaagagagagacagactactgAAGGGAAAAGATAGTGAAATAAAGGAGAAGCAGATTGAACTAGGAGACAAAGACAAAAAAATTAAGGATAAAGaccttcaactagaggacagaaactatagactgggagagaaggacagactactggaagagaaagagaaactaCTGGAAGAGAAAGAGAACCAACTAAAGGAAAGAGaccttcaactagaggacagcAACTATAGACTGGAAGAGAAGGACAGACTACtggaagagagagacaaactACTGGAAGAGAAAGACAAACAACTGGAGGGAAAAGAAAATGAACTAaaagacaggaggcaggaagtaGAAGAGAAAGACAAcctactagaggagagagagaagcagttaAAGGAAAGAGACAAACAGGTGGAGGATGTCAACAATGAAAATGCTGAACTGG CTCAACAGATATGTGATGTGAAGACTGAGGTAGAGAGACTGAGAAGAGAGATCTCAGCCCAGATGACTG AACCTGGAGAGACGTCAGATACAGGTTACAAACTCCCAGTCAGGAGGAGACACAGCAAGGAGCTTCCTCCATTCA TGGGAGGAGAGACCTCAGATACAGACCCCACACTTCCACAGAGGAGGACAAACAGCATGGAGTTAATTCCTCCAGATA TGGGAGGAGAGAGCAGCAGTCCAGACTCCCCAGTGTCTCCCAGTGTGTCTGAGCTGAGACTGGTGCTGCTGGGGAGGACCGGGGCTGGGAGGAGTGCAGCAGGAAACACCATCCTGGGCAGAGAGGAATTTGGGGCCCAGGCCAGCCCCTCTGCAGTGACCCAGGGGagtaagaggagagagggggacgtGTGTGGGAGACGGCTGGTGCtggtggatactccagactggtTCTGTCCTGGACTCTCTCTGGAGGAGATGAGACAGGATGTGGGGCtctgtgtccgtctgtctgcccCGGGACCCCACGCCTTCCTCCTGGTCATACCAGTGGAGCCCtctaagggggaggagagaggggtgctggagagaatagaggagatgtTTGGGGAGGGTTGTTGGGAACACACTGTGATTCTCTTCACTCATGATGATGTCCTGAAAGAGCAGAGCATTGAGGAGTTTCTCCAAGCAGGAAGTCAGGACCTCCAGCAGCTTGTAGAGAAAAGTGGGAGCAGGTACCACGTCCTCAACATTAAGGACAAGGCCCATGGTACTCAGGTATCAGAGCTGCTGGATCAGGTAGAGGAGATGGTggcaggaaacagagagagattctACAGCAGTCAGACCTACCAGGAGGCAGAGACCCAGGTTAGAGAAATGGAGGgaaagatccagagagagagaggagagaggaaacagagagaggagagagacttgaGAGAGAGGCTTCAGAAGGAGTTTCAGGATTCTCTGAAGGAGAAAGATGGAGAAATCCAGAACCTCAAGAGAGATATCAGAATTCTCAGAGAacgaataacagaactggagagACAGGtgaaagaagagagggatgaggagaagaaAATAGAACTGGAGAGGGAGCTGAAGAAGGAGTCTGATAagaaggtggagatggagagaaagatggagagattgaaagaggagacagagaatgagaggagggagatggaggagagacacagacaggagatagaggagatgatGGAGAACTATGAAGGAGAGGCCAGAGTTGAAGCAGAGAGAAACCTGATGAAGATAGTCCTACCTGAGTTACAGAGGAACATCATGATCTCACAGACAAAGATGCAGAGGGAGTTCAGCAGACAGATGGAGGAGAAGAATAGACAGATGGAGGAGAAGAATAGACAGATGAAGGAGAAGAATAGACAGATGGAGGAGAAGGATAGAGCGATTGTggaaagggatggagagatacagggaCTGATAGATAGACTGTGGGAGATGTGCAAATGA
- the LOC129852992 gene encoding trichohyalin-like isoform X2, producing MEKELKEILRQEMMNQLEEKDTQLDDMTQEVREKERLLEEKNQIMGQTEKLLQEKENQLEEKDKQLKERDIQLEALRNNLQDKNSQVENFRVLLQEKDLQLENSNHRLGEKDRLLEEKDRLLEERDRLLEERDKQLEERDRLLKGKDSEIKEKQIELGDKDKKIKDKDLQLEDRNYRLGEKDRLLEEKEKLLEEKENQLKERDLQLEDSNYRLEEKDRLLEERDKLLEEKDKQLEGKENELKDRRQEVEEKDNLLEEREKQLKERDKQVEDVNNENAELAQQICDVKTEVERLRREISAQMTEPGETSDTGYKLPVRRRHSKELPPFMGGETSDTDPTLPQRRTNSMELIPPDMGGESSSPDSPVSPSVSELRLVLLGRTGAGRSAAGNTILGREEFGAQASPSAVTQGSKRREGDVCGRRLVLVDTPDWFCPGLSLEEMRQDVGLCVRLSAPGPHAFLLVIPVEPSKGEERGVLERIEEMFGEGCWEHTVILFTHDDVLKEQSIEEFLQAGSQDLQQLVEKSGSRYHVLNIKDKAHGTQVSELLDQVEEMVAGNRERFYSSQTYQEAETQVREMEGKIQRERGERKQREERDLRERLQKEFQDSLKEKDGEIQNLKRDIRILRERITELERQVKEERDEEKKIELERELKKESDKKVEMERKMERLKEETENERREMEERHRQEIEEMMENYEGEARVEAERNLMKIVLPELQRNIMISQTKMQREFSRQMEEKNRQMEEKNRQMKEKNRQMEEKDRAIVERDGEIQGLIDRLWEMCK from the exons ATGGAAAAAGAATTAAAAGAGATATTAAGACAGGAGATGATGAACCAACTAGAGGAGAAAGACACACAACTGGATGATATGACccaggaagtgagagagaaagagagactccTGGAGGAGAAGAACCAGATAATGGGACAGACGGAGAAACTATTACAAGAGAAAGAAAACCAACTGGAAGAGAAAGACAAGCAACTAAAGGAAAGAGACATTCAACTAGAGGCACTGAGAAATAACCTGCAGGACAAGAACAGCCAAGTAGAGAACTTCAGAGTCCTACTGCAGGAAAAAGACCTTCAACTAGAGAACAGCAACCACAgactgggagagaaggacagactactggaagagaaagacagactactggaagagagagacagactactggaagagagagataaacagctggaagagagagacagactactgAAGGGAAAAGATAGTGAAATAAAGGAGAAGCAGATTGAACTAGGAGACAAAGACAAAAAAATTAAGGATAAAGaccttcaactagaggacagaaactatagactgggagagaaggacagactactggaagagaaagagaaactaCTGGAAGAGAAAGAGAACCAACTAAAGGAAAGAGaccttcaactagaggacagcAACTATAGACTGGAAGAGAAGGACAGACTACtggaagagagagacaaactACTGGAAGAGAAAGACAAACAACTGGAGGGAAAAGAAAATGAACTAaaagacaggaggcaggaagtaGAAGAGAAAGACAAcctactagaggagagagagaagcagttaAAGGAAAGAGACAAACAGGTGGAGGATGTCAACAATGAAAATGCTGAACTGG CTCAACAGATATGTGATGTGAAGACTGAGGTAGAGAGACTGAGAAGAGAGATCTCAGCCCAGATGACTG AACCTGGAGAGACGTCAGATACAGGTTACAAACTCCCAGTCAGGAGGAGACACAGCAAGGAGCTTCCTCCATTCA TGGGAGGAGAGACCTCAGATACAGACCCCACACTTCCACAGAGGAGGACAAACAGCATGGAGTTAATTCCTCCAGATA TGGGAGGAGAGAGCAGCAGTCCAGACTCCCCAGTGTCTCCCAGTGTGTCTGAGCTGAGACTGGTGCTGCTGGGGAGGACCGGGGCTGGGAGGAGTGCAGCAGGAAACACCATCCTGGGCAGAGAGGAATTTGGGGCCCAGGCCAGCCCCTCTGCAGTGACCCAGGGGagtaagaggagagagggggacgtGTGTGGGAGACGGCTGGTGCtggtggatactccagactggtTCTGTCCTGGACTCTCTCTGGAGGAGATGAGACAGGATGTGGGGCtctgtgtccgtctgtctgcccCGGGACCCCACGCCTTCCTCCTGGTCATACCAGTGGAGCCCtctaagggggaggagagaggggtgctggagagaatagaggagatgtTTGGGGAGGGTTGTTGGGAACACACTGTGATTCTCTTCACTCATGATGATGTCCTGAAAGAGCAGAGCATTGAGGAGTTTCTCCAAGCAGGAAGTCAGGACCTCCAGCAGCTTGTAGAGAAAAGTGGGAGCAGGTACCACGTCCTCAACATTAAGGACAAGGCCCATGGTACTCAGGTATCAGAGCTGCTGGATCAGGTAGAGGAGATGGTggcaggaaacagagagagattctACAGCAGTCAGACCTACCAGGAGGCAGAGACCCAGGTTAGAGAAATGGAGGgaaagatccagagagagagaggagagaggaaacagagagaggagagagacttgaGAGAGAGGCTTCAGAAGGAGTTTCAGGATTCTCTGAAGGAGAAAGATGGAGAAATCCAGAACCTCAAGAGAGATATCAGAATTCTCAGAGAacgaataacagaactggagagACAGGtgaaagaagagagggatgaggagaagaaAATAGAACTGGAGAGGGAGCTGAAGAAGGAGTCTGATAagaaggtggagatggagagaaagatggagagattgaaagaggagacagagaatgagaggagggagatggaggagagacacagacaggagatagaggagatgatGGAGAACTATGAAGGAGAGGCCAGAGTTGAAGCAGAGAGAAACCTGATGAAGATAGTCCTACCTGAGTTACAGAGGAACATCATGATCTCACAGACAAAGATGCAGAGGGAGTTCAGCAGACAGATGGAGGAGAAGAATAGACAGATGGAGGAGAAGAATAGACAGATGAAGGAGAAGAATAGACAGATGGAGGAGAAGGATAGAGCGATTGTggaaagggatggagagatacagggaCTGATAGATAGACTGTGGGAGATGTGCAAATGA